TCGTTTGATGATGTGCCTCGAACCGGCGGATAAGGAATGAAACAAACTTGATCATAATTACCAGATAAGATAAATGGATCATATTTATCGTACTGCCAGCGCGGAGACACATCGACGATTTCTGATTTACGTTTTCGAATCCCCCGACCCACAATTGTATCAAACCACTTACATTTGAAAACCATGGCTTTAAGCCCAACAGAACCAGAATACTCAACCATCATTATCTCCTTTATCAAGCCGTAATAGTCAGTGTCTGTCGTACCCCGGACTTGGACACCGTAATGTTGGGTTCTTTTATCTTGGCCATGGCTATGTGTGTGGAAGCAGTATCCTCGTGAAAAATAAATCGGCCAGGCTTTATAATTTCGTTTTGGGCCTTGTACGAAATCCAACATCCACAATGGAAACTGATATATCTTACTCGCTTCGTTAACCTTTTAATTAAAATTATGTCAATGATAAATTCACATCGAAAATCAAATTATATCAAAATGTACTTACATAGTTTTTCACCCATTCCGCATAGTGGTTGTCTTTCGCTATTTGTAGATCATCACCACATATATTTGGCTTGTTGTCCATCATAAACTCCTCAAACATCCTGTTCCGTAGTTGTTATAATATGATTATAACTGACATTGTTAAAAATGTAACATATAAAAAATAGTTAAAATACCTTTCGTAGGGCTCAAATGCAAGACAATTGAGCATCAAAAATGTTTGTAACACAGTATAGTCATCATCGGTTAGATGCCTCTGCTCCATTTTTCCACTAACTCGACCTTCATGGTAAAACATATTTGGCACATCTGGATCATGATATGTAAAGCGAATATCTCCAAGTTGCAAAACGGTAGTAGGCACTTCTGGATTTCCAAAGTGATGTGCAGAAGCTCTAGAAATCTTCTCAGTAAGACATTGGGAAATAATGGAACCTGCAATATGTGCCTTATTTCTAAACTTTTTCTTCAGATGGTACAGGTATCGCTCGAAAGGATACATCCATCTATATTGCACTGGACCACCTAGAGCAGCTTCATCTGGCAAATGCACAACGAGATGCTCCATAACATCAAAAAACGAAGGTGGGAAAATCTTTTCCAACTTACAAAGCTTCACCGCAATGTTTTCTTTTAAAATGGCAACATCTTCTTCCTTTAGTATTTTTGCAGAGATATCCTGAAAGAAGAGTGCGATCTCTACACAAAACATTTTGAGATAGTGCATGCATATATAGTAAAACTTATACTTAAAAAAACAAATTAACCTGAAATTGCGATGTGGACATTTTTTGGAAGTAACTCCTTAAACGCAAATGGGAGAAGCTGTTGCATGATGACATGGCAATCATGACTTTTTAGGCCTGAAAGCTTTGAATTCGTCTTGTCTATACATCTACTAAACTTTGAAGCATACCCATCTGGAAATTTTATATCTTCCTTCAACCATCGCAAGAATTTTTTTTTTCTTCCTTTGACAACCGAAATATCTGGACCGGCATCGTTCCATCATCTTTGATATGTATCTCTTGCCTTTTGCACAAATCAGGTAGATCCATCCTCGACTTTGCATTATCTTTAGTCTTCCCAGGAACATTATGCACCGTGTTGATAAGATTTTCAAAGAAATTCTTCTCGACGTGCATGAAGTCGACGTTGTGGCGAAGAAGAAGGTTTCCCAATACGGAAATTCCCAAAAGATACTCTTCTTCACCCAATTGTGATCTTTTCTGTAGCCTTCTATGTTGCTTGCAGGTTTCTCGTGTCCGTCACCTCCACATTCAACAATTTTCTTCAGCCCAACAATGTTGTTGATTCTTTCATAGCGAATTTCTTCTCCTGTCAACCATGGTGGAGGATCATCACTTATTGTCTTCCCCCTTCGAAACGCTTGGACATTTCTCCTGTTAGGATGCTCTTTAGGTAGAAACATTCGATGACAGTCAAACCAGCTATGCTTCCTTCCGTGTTGCAACCAAAATGACTTTGTATCATCGAGACAATATGGACAAGCTAAACGACCATGAGTCATCCAACTTGACATCATGCCATAAGCAGGAAAGTCATTAATTGTCCACATTAATGCGGCTCGCATCGTGAATGTTTCCTTTCTCGAGATATCGTATGTTTCTGCCCCGTGACTCCACAAACTTTGTAATTCTTCAATTAGCGGCTGCAGATAGATATCAATGCTCTTCTTTGGATGTCTTGGCCCGGGAACTAAGACTGATAAAAAGAAATATTCTCTTTTCATACAAATCCCAGGAGGTAAGTGATACGGAGTAACAATTACTGGCCAGACCGAGTGTGCTTCACCACTCATACCAACTGGGTTAAATCCATCTGTTGCTAAGCCTAGATATATATTCCGACTTTCTTCAGTGAAATCAGGATATACCTTGTTAAAATGCTTCCAAGCTGCTCCATCAGAAGGGTGATGCATTTCTCCTTCGGGCGACTCATGTTCTGCGTGCCATCGCATTTGTGCTGCAGTTTCTTCAAGTTGGTACAATCGCTTCAACCTCTTCGTAATAGGCATGCAAAACATTCTTTGTTTGGGCCGCTTTTTCCCCTTTCCACGGTTCTGGTGATATCTATCTTTCCCACAAAATCGACACACCACCAAATCTTTATCTTCCTGCCAAAATAACATGCAGTTATCTTCACAAATATCAATCTTCACAACAGGAAGACCAAGCGCCTTTGTCAACTTCTTCATCTCATAATATGATTCAGGAGCTTTGTTTGGTTGTGGCAGAACATCTCTAAACGTTTGTGATATCTCATCCAAACACGACTCCGGTAAATTATGATCGGTTTTTACTTTCATTAAACGTGACGCCAAGTATAACTGAGAAATACCTTCAACACATCCTTCGTATAATGGTTTATTAGCGGCTTCAAATGCTCGAAACACACCATCTCCATATTGCTCTTCACTGGGTGCTTCCATCACATCCTCCAATACTCCTTCCATAACATTCAGATAGTTTTCCTGGTATGGTTCTTCTTCCGTATGCAGTGTGCCTTCTCCCATAAATTGACCTCCCGTCGATGATTCGCCAACGTCATAGTAATTTTCTCCATGGCTTGACCATAAATAATAATTACTTTTGAATCCGACTCGGTAGATACGGTTCTCGAGTCACGTTGTTTTCGGTTTTGACATCTTGCACAAGGACATAACATGGTTTTCCCCTCTATAAAAGAATTTTGATTGGAAGCAAATGCGATAAGAACATCAACACCTTCCTTAAACTCACGAGAAACACAATTATTGATCGGATCAAAGTGTCGATCCATCCACTCTCTCGAATAAAAATAATCAGACATTGGACTCACGAATTCAACCCCAACTCTATTGAATTTTGCCCCAACTCATTTGAATGAAAGCGTTTTATGTTTGATATCTCACTCGTTGTTATGAGAGTGAAGTGCTCGGTTGTTTTTATATAAAACACCTTGCTACGAAATCTGCCACGATTTGCTACGACCAAAGCTACAAAATCTGCCACGAACATTTTTCATAGCAAGGTCAAAATATCTTGAATTATTTGGCCTGCACATTGTCGGACCGACGGGATGTTTCATTCAGAATAAACCACGATCTTTGCTACGAAAAGGTCTCGTGGCTTATTGTGTTTTGCATTTTTTCCCCTCACACTTGCGCACAATGGATGATGGGACGTTTCTTTCGGTGGGTTGCTATGAATTTGATACGGTTTTGGTAACCGTAGCTGCCTTTTTAAAAAATAAATAAATTAAAACTAAACCTACGATAGAATCAAGCAATTCGTAGCTAAGTGACACACGAATTGACACGTTCCATGATCGTAGCAAGTTGCTACGTTACTTTCCGTAGCAAAATCGTTGCAACTTCTAGCCACGATTTTCTTTCGTAGCACAATCATAGCAAATTTGCTACGATTTTGTAACGATTTGCTACGTTTATCTTTCGTAGCTAAAATGTAGCAAATTCGTAGCTTTTTTCTTCTTAGCTACGATTTTACCGTAGCAATTCGTTGCTATTTTAGTTTTTTTACTAGTGTATGTGCTATAACTTTTATTTTATTTGAATATTAGTATGACTTACTTTTATGTTTTATATTACTGAATATAATGTATTTTAATATTTGTCATGTGATAATATTTTATAAAATTTTATCATCAATGGAAATGTAGTATATACATTATGTACAGAACTGGCTATTGTTATATTTTATAATACACCTTTTTGTTTGAATTATACTATATTAATTTGTTTACTAAATGCTTATTTTGGTTTAATAAACTGTCATTAATTTTTTTAAAAAATTAAGAGGTTGTGATACAAAAAAAGAGACTTGGTTTTGTTTAAAATATATTTTTAGCTTTGAGTAAAAAAACATAAAGAAATACAGTTTATGCTGAATGCTTCATTTATATCACATCTCTTCTGTTTTTGATGATTTTGACAAACATTTATTTATTATCATCAGGGATTGACGTGTGAGTTTGTTTCCAGTGATTTCAATATTTGTTATAGGAAAAAAAAGAATTTTAATAAATGTTTTTGTTTTATTTTTACTAATCACGTAATCTAATAATTATAAATATACCATTTGAAAGAGTTTGATTTTTTTTAAAAAAAAATTACAACTATTAGTATGTACATACATGAATCAAACATAACTGCTCAAAGAATTGATTTAGTAATTTTCCTATAAAATCTACATGTATATATAGTCAAATTCATTGAAGACTACCTCGATTTTTGAATTTACCATAAGTTTAGGGTATCTAATTTATACACTTTATTAAATTCTAATTTTTTTCTTATAATTATAATTTCATTATTAAATCAAAATTTATATACTTTATTCACTTATAATTATAATATTTAAGTTTCTGAAAATAGAGAAAGACAATGATCTTATGTAATTTCATGAATTTGCAACAATAATAATAACATGTATAATAATTTTCACATTTTGGTTTATTTCTTGTTCTATTCCTCTTCTCATGCAGGAAAATTAAAGATTTTAAATCCAAATTGGAATATTAAACATTGTCGTCTTTGAATGGAATTGGTTCGATTGTTGTCGAATTTTGGTAAAGTCTCAATATATGAAACTGTAAGCTTTTTTTTTTTTTTTGGTTATGAATCA
This sequence is a window from Brassica oleracea var. oleracea cultivar TO1000 chromosome C1, BOL, whole genome shotgun sequence. Protein-coding genes within it:
- the LOC106338660 gene encoding uncharacterized protein LOC106338660, whose product is MGEGTLHTEEEPYQENYLNVMEGVLEDVMEAPSEEQYGDGVFRAFEAANKPLYEGCVEGISQLYLASRLMKVKTDHNLPESCLDEISQTFRDVLPQPNKAPESYYEMKKLTKALGLPVVKIDICEDNCMLFWQEDKDLVVCRFCGKDRYHQNRGKGKKRPKQRMFCMPITKRLKRLYQLEETAAQMRWHAEHESPEGEMHHPSDGAAWKHFNKVYPDFTEESRNIYLGLATDGFNPVGMSGEAHSVWPVIVTPYHLPPGICMKREYFFLSVLVPGPRHPKKSIDIYLQPLIEELQSLWSHGAETYDISRKETFTMRAALMWTINDFPAYGMMSSWMTHGRLACPYCLDDTKSFWLQHGRKHSWFDCHRMFLPKEHPNRRNVQAFRRGKTISDDPPPWLTGEEIRYERINNIVGLKKIVECGGDGHEKPASNIEGYRKDHNWVKKKIALFFQDISAKILKEEDVAILKENIAVKLCKLEKIFPPSFFDVMEHLVVHLPDEAALGGPVQYRWMYPFERYLYHLKKKFRNKAHIAGSIISQCLTEKISRASAHHFGNPEVPTTVLQLGDIRFTYHDPDVPNMFYHEGRVSGKMEQRHLTDDDYTVLQTFLMLNCLAFEPYERMFEEFMMDNKPNICGDDLQIAKDNHYAEWVKNYVNEASKIYQFPLWMLDFVQGPKRNYKAWPIYFSRGYCFHTHSHGQDKRTQHYGVQVRGTTDTDYYGLIKEIMMVEYSGSVGLKAMVFKCKWFDTIVGRGIRKRKSEIVDVSPRWQYDKYDPFILSGNYDQVCFIPYPPVRGTSSNDWWACTKVVPRGVREISEDALTALQDDTHNQVVAPSEMLRFETYVVEDDSDYDSTPVHPPNDGYVSEDEFEPSCTDSDSGSDSSS